One Misgurnus anguillicaudatus chromosome 22, ASM2758022v2, whole genome shotgun sequence DNA segment encodes these proteins:
- the LOC141358769 gene encoding centriolin-like, translating to MWQEQLSAFSQEPFGFKDTETISHLSFEDRAVGWQVGEELRELESPSNTSSDTDSLKENHLAVRKPSYSTKDEQWRGEALRERLRHQEDHLKVQLRRRMFSQQEALSQRRLQAEGTIEGLRRHVDKLDQLLSDSTKDQEGFLSKNGIVSNQMMKPCGYEGGQIWSEEPL from the exons ATGTGGCAGGAACAGCTCAGCGCATTTTCCCAAGAGCCGTTTGGCTTCAAAGACACAGAGACAATTTCCCATCTGTCCTTT GAGGACAGGGCTGTAGGGTGGCAGGTGGGAGAGGAGTTGAGGGAGCTCGAGTCGCCATCAAACACCTCCTCAGACACAGACAGCCTGAAAGAGAACCATTTAGCTGTGAGGAAACCAAGCTACAGTACTAAG GATGAGCAGTGGCGTGGAGAAGCACTCAGGGAGAGATTGAGACATCAAGAAGATCATTTAAAG GTCCAGCTGCGCAGACGCATGTTCTCCCAGCAGGAAGCTCTGAGTCAACGCAGACTTCAGGCGGAGGGCACCATCGAGGGTTTGCGCAGACATGTCGATAAGTTGGACCAGCTCCTGAGCGACTCTACCAAAGACCAGGAGGGATTCCTCAGTAAAAACGGCATTGTTAGCAATCAG ATGATGAAACCATGTGGTTACGAAGGTGGGCAGATCTGGTCAGAGGAACCGTTATAG